A genomic segment from Triticum dicoccoides isolate Atlit2015 ecotype Zavitan chromosome 1A, WEW_v2.0, whole genome shotgun sequence encodes:
- the LOC119367930 gene encoding histidine--tRNA ligase, cytoplasmic-like — translation MATPAAAAAAVTLAGKGAVLTPAAVYALSAGVAGPVIDASALQRLSSRAPSPQETPGSLRDLDLAPHESRAAAAVLLNKLLLTANDSSSALVTAATANALAGSLELAAALPPATRDEAAVAAASAPVVVAFAALIDCCATPLARVADAIAALSCEAARGDPTAFDVPASGDGLSDKDEADVGADIKMLLLGSKLVGNGGGASAAMFAKVPAVNGALRESVRALHKKVRVELNAPVKLGKRDASGTGEGKEEALVVLATQLARSLNAMCKQSVARARFCAGSIAEAELREKLAGGVNVDDLKGMLDKVMVDSDAVSVLRGVYNYLLKFRDFLAWEAAVAMAVIEMDSSIEKPQAGGKNEAGSSAEKAQSGGEKVKGDRKSKKKTLGKGSSAVLALLREHATDGKAVPCVNSALIADWGIELSLLFDPKCPKLESLVEKIKEIVESNEVGRLPKIPKGTRDFGREQMAIRERAFSIITSVFKMHGGVALDTPVFELRETLMGKYGEDSKLVYDLADQGGELCSLRYDLTVPFARYVAMNNISAIKRYQIAKVYRRDNPSKGRYREFYQCDFDIAGVYEPMEPDFEVVKVLTELLDKLDIGVYEIKLNHRKLLDGMLEICGVPAEKFRTVCSSIDKLDKLTFEEVKKELVEEKGVSNETAENIGSLVKTKGPPLEVLLELRKEGSKFMENEGSVVALNELEILFKALEKANALDRISFDLSLARGLDYYTGVIYEAVFKGVTQVGSIAAGGRYDKLVGMFSNKQVPAVGVSLGIERVFAIMEQQEKEKNQVIRATETEVLVSILGKDLILAAELVNELWSAGIKAEFKLTTRVQNHIKYATQTCIPWMVLVGESELRDGKVKLKDIRANQEEEVPRKDFVEVLKQRLSNP, via the exons ATGGctactcccgccgccgccgccgccgccgtgacgCTCGCGGGCAAGGGCGCCGTCCTCACCCCCGCCGCCGTCTACGCGCTCTCCGCCGGCGTCGCCGGTCCCGTCATCGACGCCTCCGCGCTCCAGAggctctccagccgcgccccctccccgcAGGAGACCCCTGGGTCGCTCCGGGACCTGGATTTGGCGCCGCACGAGTCCCGCGCGGCCGCGGCGGTGCTTCTCAACAAGCTCCTCCTCACGGCGAATGACTCCTCCTCGGCCCTCGTCACCGCCGCGACGGCCAACGCCCTCGCCGGGTCGCTCGAGCTCGCCGCGGCGCTGCCCCCCGCCACTCGCGACGAGGCCGCCGTCGCCGCGGCGTCCGCGCCGGTGGTCGTCGCCTTCGCTGCCTTGATCGACTGCTGCGCCACCCCTCTTGCCCGCGTCGCCGACGCCATCGCGGCGCTGTCATGTGAGGCCGCGCGTGGGGACCCCACGGCGTTCGACGTGCCCGCGTCCGGCGATGGCCTCTCCGACAAGGACGAGGCTGATGTTGGCGCTGATATCAAGATGCTTTTATTGGGGTCCAAGCTAGTGGGCAACGGTGGAGGCGCCTCTGCGGCCATGTTTGCCAAGGTGCCTGCTGTCAACGGAGCTCTCCGCGAGTCCGTGCGTGCACTGCACAAGAAGGTGCGGGTCGAGCTCAATGCTCCAGTGAAGCTGGGGAAGAGGGATGCTAGTGGAACGGGTGAGGGGAAGGAGGAGGCTTTGGTGGTACTGGCAACACAGCTTGCTAGGTCGTTGAATGCAATGTGCAAACAGAGCGTCGCTCGCGCAAGGTTCTGTGCAGGGAGCATTGCTGAGGCCGAGCTCCGGGAGAAGCTTGCCGGTGGCGTTAATGTTGATGATTTGAAGGGGATGCTCGATAAAGTTATGGTTGATTCAGATGCGGTGTCAGTATTGAGGGGGGTGTACAACTACTTGCTCAAGTTTAGGGACTTCCTTGCATGGGAGGCAGCCGTGGCGATGGCTGTGATTGAAATGGACAGTTCAATTGAGAAGCCTCAAGCTGGTGGGAAGAATGAAGCTGGCAGTTCAGCGGAGAAGGCACAATCTGGTGGGGAGAAAGTGAAGGGTGACAGGAAAAGCAAGAAGAAAACGTTGGGGAAGGGAAGTTCTGCTGTTCTCGCTCTGCTTAGGGAGCATGCTACAGATGGAAAAGCCGTCCCTTGTGTGAATTCCGCGTTGATTGCAGATTGGGGAATTGAGCTGTCTCTGTTGTTTGATCCTAAGTGCCCCAAATTGGAGTCCCTTGTGGAGAAAATCAAGGAGATTGTTGAGAgcaatgaagtgggaagattgcctaaAATTCCCAAG GGAACACGTGACTTTGGGAGAGAGCAAATGGCCATAAGGGAGCGTGCGTTTTCAATAATTACAAGTGTATTTAAGATGCACGGTGGTGTTGCACTTGATACCCCTGTATTCGAGTTGAGAGAAACCTTGATGGGCAAATATGGTGAAGACTCGAAGTTGGTATATGACCTTGCTGATCAG GGTGGTGAGCTTTGTTCGTTGCGCTATGATCTGACTGTTCCATTTGCCCGTTATGTTGCCATGAATAACATAAGTGCCATCAAGAGATACCAGATAGCCAAAGTATACAGGAGAGACAACCCATCAAAGGGAAGATATCGAGAATTCTACCAGTGTGACTTCGACATTGCCGGAGTATATGAGCCTATGGAACCAGATTTCGAGGTTGTCAAAGTTTTGACTGAATTACTGGATAAGTTGGATATTGGCGTCTATGAGATAAAGTTAAATCACAGAAAGTTACTTGATGGAATGTTGGAGATCTGTGGCGTGCCTGCTGAGAAATTCAGAACAGTTTGCTCAAGTATTGACAAGCTAGACAAACTAACCTTTGAAGAGGTGAAAAAAGAACTG GTGGAAGAGAAAGGTGTATCAAATGAAACAGCTGAAAATATTGGCAGTTTAGTGAAGACAAAAGGACCTCCACTAGAAGTTTTGCTAGAGTTGCGAAAGGAGGGCAGCAAGTTCATGGAGAACGAGGGATCTGTTGTTGCATTAAATGAGCTTGAGATATTATTCAAAGCTCTAGAAAAAGCGAATGCCCTTGACAGGATAAGTTTTGATTTAAGCCTTGCTAGAGGCCTTGATTACTACACTGGTGTGATATATGAAGCTGTGTTCAAGGGCGTCACACAG GTTGGCTCTATTGCTGCTGGTGGCAGGTACGACAAGCTTGTCGGCATGTTCAGCAACAAGCAAGTCCCTGCTGTTGGCGTCAGCCTTGGAATAGAAAGAGTTTTCGCAATCATGGAGCAACAGGAGAAAGAAAAGAACCAG GTGATCCGGGCCACTGAGACAGAGGTTTTGGTGTCGATTCTGGGCAAGGACCTCATATTGGCCGCCGAGCTTGTGAACGAGCTGTGGAGTGCTGGGATAAAGGCAGAGTTCAAGCTCACTACCAGGGTGCAGAACCACATAAAGTATGCGACGCAGACATGCATCCCGTGGATGGTGCTGGTCGGCGAGTCCGAGTTGAGGGACGGGAAGGTGAAACTGAAGGACATTAGGGCTAACCAGGAAGAGGAGGTTCCAAGGAAAGATTTCGTTGAGGTGCTGAAGCAGAGATTATCTAACCCTTAG